A segment of the Leptospiraceae bacterium genome:
TCAACTCTGTTATTTCTATTTCACATGGTTTACAATGAACAGAAGTAAAGTTCAGAATTATTTTTTCGTCAGAATTTAATTCACTTAGTATTTTATAAAATAGAATTCGATTTCCATTTATATCGAATAAAGCAAAATTGGCAACAGTCTCAGCAAATATTGGGAAAGTTAAAAATAACAATATAAGAGCCTGTCTGAAAAGTGTATTAGAGGCTCTTGGAACTTGACTTTTAAGTATAGAGTAACTACTTCTCAGACACGCTTTAATAAAAACGCTTTTATCTAATTTCACAATTACTATCTCACCTTACGTGCAAGCTCGTTGCAGTAGTACAGTCCATAGAGAGCCTGTCGGCGACTTGGGCTACCGCCCAAACCTGCTTATTCATTAATTTATTAGCTCTATCTAATATTCTTAACTTTGCTTTAAATTTCATAATTTTTCTTTTTTGCGAAACATCAGTTACTATTTTTTATTGGATTCCAATTAAGTCCAAATAAAAATTCAGTAATTCATATTAAGCATTAAATAGGAATTGATATGGTAAATTAGAATATCAGAATGCATCAGCGTTTATCAATCTTTCTTTTTCTATTTCTATTAAGTTGACAGCATTGGGTCCATCCAAACTAATTCACTTCTTTTTTAGAAATCCAAATTCCGCATTAAAACAGATTCAGTCGAGTTGACAGCGTAACGAAGTCGCATTAGAAATCAGAATAATAAAAAAAATTCAGAAAAAGATAAATACAAATTCCCTAGTAGGAAAACTCTTACAATTAAGCTATGAAAGATATTTTAGAAATACAAGATTTATCTTATTCCATCAATGAAAAAAAAATTCTTGAAAGTATTTCTCTCAAAGTAAGGGAGGGGTTCATT
Coding sequences within it:
- a CDS encoding redoxin domain-containing protein, whose product is MKLDKSVFIKACLRSSYSILKSQVPRASNTLFRQALILLFLTFPIFAETVANFALFDINGNRILFYKILSELNSDEKIILNFTSVHCKPCEIEITELISLKEKRKNMKLFVIFAEQGEDVREKMKKLNLDEVFIDPIGTLQGKFGVKGYPVTIIINKNAQKLISIEGYSSENIKTITKYLAPQKN